In Natronolimnobius sp. AArcel1, a single genomic region encodes these proteins:
- a CDS encoding plastocyanin/azurin family copper-binding protein, whose amino-acid sequence MNRRVYLAAAGTSVAASLAGCTSALNLFDDSSSTPCSDDDCDIGMSRNSFLPEEYEATVGDTVVWMNTSGADHTVTALEDGIPDDAEYFASGGYDDEETARADWHDSMGGRIGPRQTFEHTFEIPGRYVYICEPHFEPGSMSGVVIVSE is encoded by the coding sequence ATGAACCGGCGCGTCTATCTCGCCGCCGCTGGAACCTCCGTTGCTGCCAGTCTTGCAGGGTGTACGTCCGCATTGAATCTCTTTGATGACTCATCGTCAACCCCCTGTAGCGACGACGACTGTGATATCGGCATGAGTCGGAACTCGTTTCTCCCAGAGGAGTACGAGGCCACAGTCGGCGACACCGTCGTCTGGATGAACACGAGCGGTGCCGACCACACCGTCACCGCACTCGAGGACGGCATTCCCGACGACGCGGAGTACTTTGCAAGCGGCGGCTACGACGATGAAGAAACCGCTCGAGCAGACTGGCACGACTCGATGGGCGGTCGAATTGGGCCAAGACAGACGTTCGAGCACACGTTCGAGATTCCGGGGCGATACGTCTATATCTGTGAGCCACACTTCGAACCCGGGTCGATGTCCGGTGTCGTTATTGTCTCTGAGTAA
- the purD gene encoding phosphoribosylamine--glycine ligase, with translation MRENVLLIGGGGREHAIARALEDSEADLYACAGNRNPGIAQIAKDFETLETTNPKAVVEYAEEVNATIAVIGPEAPLEAGVADELENAGVYPFGPKEADARIETDKAFQRRFMAEHDIPGCPDFETFDDSEAACDFIDEYDGDLVIKPAGLTGGKGVKVIGEQVTPEEGKEYIRDSDYDRIVLEERLIGEEFTVQAFVANGSFETAPAVQDHKRAYEGDEGPNTGGMGSYSDAATALPFMTDDDYDEAVSIIEATVDELADYRGILYGQYMLTSEGPKVIEFNARFGDPEAMNTLPVLETDFLDVLVAARNGESVPALEFADQATVCKYAVPDGYPTDPDAGAKVKVDEESAGDALLYYASVDERDDGIYTTTSRSFALVGLADSITEAEAIAEDALAVAGEEGLHMRHDIGKPDLVQQRIDHMDELRGE, from the coding sequence ATGCGAGAGAACGTGCTCCTGATCGGTGGCGGCGGCCGTGAACACGCAATCGCCCGCGCGCTCGAGGATAGCGAGGCAGACCTCTACGCCTGCGCCGGGAACCGCAATCCCGGCATCGCACAGATTGCGAAGGACTTCGAGACGCTCGAGACGACGAACCCGAAGGCCGTCGTCGAGTACGCTGAGGAAGTCAACGCGACGATTGCCGTTATCGGCCCGGAAGCACCGCTCGAGGCCGGTGTTGCAGACGAACTCGAGAACGCAGGCGTCTACCCGTTCGGCCCGAAAGAGGCCGATGCCCGCATCGAGACGGACAAGGCGTTCCAGCGCCGGTTTATGGCGGAACACGACATTCCGGGCTGTCCGGATTTCGAGACGTTCGACGACTCGGAGGCGGCGTGTGACTTTATCGACGAGTACGACGGCGACCTTGTAATCAAGCCCGCTGGGCTCACGGGCGGGAAGGGGGTCAAAGTCATCGGCGAGCAGGTCACGCCCGAGGAGGGCAAGGAGTACATTCGTGACTCCGACTACGACCGGATCGTGCTCGAGGAACGACTCATCGGCGAGGAGTTCACCGTGCAGGCGTTCGTCGCCAACGGCTCGTTCGAGACTGCGCCTGCCGTCCAGGATCACAAACGCGCCTACGAGGGTGACGAGGGACCAAACACCGGCGGGATGGGGAGCTACTCCGACGCCGCAACGGCGCTGCCGTTTATGACCGACGACGACTACGACGAGGCCGTCTCGATCATCGAGGCGACCGTCGACGAACTCGCAGACTATCGTGGCATTCTCTACGGCCAGTACATGCTGACCAGCGAGGGGCCGAAAGTCATCGAGTTCAACGCCCGCTTTGGCGACCCTGAGGCGATGAACACGCTGCCGGTCCTCGAGACGGACTTCCTCGACGTACTCGTGGCCGCCCGCAACGGCGAGTCGGTGCCTGCCCTCGAGTTTGCGGATCAGGCAACGGTCTGTAAGTACGCTGTGCCGGACGGGTATCCGACGGATCCCGACGCCGGGGCAAAAGTGAAGGTAGACGAAGAGAGTGCGGGCGACGCACTGCTGTACTACGCCAGCGTGGACGAACGCGACGACGGCATCTACACGACGACCTCGAGATCGTTCGCACTCGTCGGGCTCGCGGATTCGATTACGGAGGCCGAAGCGATCGCCGAGGACGCCCTCGCAGTCGCTGGCGAGGAGGGACTGCACATGCGCCACGACATCGGCAAACCCGACCTCGTCCAGCAACGGATCGACCACATGGACGAACTTCGCGGCGAATAA
- a CDS encoding DEAD/DEAH box helicase, translating to MSEHRDTDTADVAITGDELVDTFPGYRAEDDIATLELPGRDAETVPNEEILRSELAAPLEYDLYSHQADALSALAREENVCVATSTSSGKTRIYALQIARNVLKARARGEESTAYVCYPTKALSRDQERELNDLYDDLGLEITVAVYDGDTERGKNRRRIREEADVIITNFAGVNTYLHDHDRWARFLSACDLLVIDESHTYTGVHGMHVAWIIRRLKRVLEYYGAEPQYVLTSATIGNPGEHSETLIDECVTVVDEDGSPTGPRDLVLWNPPPQAREDDPGEGLEGDPTDAILERVPATVEAPRLLSHLTYQDAQTLLFTPSRKLAELSVKRAAKFREENHYYTNPGRRNGIEPYHAGHSRKKRHGTEHQLKTGLLDGVASTNALELGINIGEMDATVQLGYPGQRQSFWQQIGRAGRGEKRALSVLVAEHRTLDQYVITHPDYLLENDVEDAVVDIDNDAVFATHLRCAADELALDESDAGAFAERERLERAVEMWRRAGQVQGALETGVSYVGPPRPQGSVSLYATTGEEYEVQLADGVDERHDPEMEPLAEERVLRDFHEGAVRLHQGRQYEVTAVDHDAPRPSVTLQPTDVDYYTRTQTDVTVLDAVSEKSRDIGDFTLHFGRGRVLVYHGTYDKVAVHGGKKKAQAIPTENPPLSIDTHLCWLEVPQSIEDALVEKYRDFSVPEMDGEFAETAHLGYAGGLHAAEHATIGVAPLELMVDKRDLGGLATLSIDSHLAQDSVEADADMNENAADDTAAPKNIAAAEATVREIAMGLKHEPASGWFIYDGIDGGLGFARAIYENFEAVARRAREHIADCDCGRVDGCPACVMDEQCGNDNQPLHRDAAVDILDQLLGDAGDDVLEDVPSEEYGGDRRPPLFYA from the coding sequence ATGAGCGAGCACCGCGACACCGACACAGCGGACGTAGCGATCACCGGCGACGAACTGGTCGATACCTTCCCCGGCTACCGTGCAGAGGACGATATCGCGACCCTCGAGTTACCCGGTCGAGACGCCGAAACAGTCCCGAACGAAGAGATCCTGCGATCTGAACTCGCGGCTCCACTCGAGTACGACCTCTACTCGCATCAGGCTGACGCGCTCTCTGCGCTCGCGCGCGAGGAGAATGTCTGCGTCGCGACGAGCACATCGTCGGGGAAGACCCGAATCTACGCGCTCCAGATCGCCCGAAACGTCCTCAAGGCGCGCGCTCGAGGTGAGGAATCGACGGCGTACGTCTGCTATCCGACGAAGGCGCTTTCGCGGGATCAGGAGCGCGAACTCAACGACCTCTACGACGACCTCGGCCTCGAGATCACGGTTGCGGTGTACGACGGCGATACGGAACGCGGCAAGAACCGACGCCGGATTCGCGAGGAAGCTGACGTGATCATCACGAACTTCGCGGGCGTGAACACCTACCTGCACGACCACGACCGCTGGGCGCGCTTTCTCTCGGCCTGTGACCTCCTCGTGATCGACGAATCCCACACCTACACCGGCGTCCACGGGATGCACGTCGCCTGGATCATCCGCCGGTTGAAACGCGTGCTCGAGTACTACGGCGCGGAGCCACAGTACGTGCTGACGAGCGCGACCATCGGCAATCCCGGCGAGCACTCCGAGACGTTGATCGACGAGTGCGTCACCGTCGTCGACGAGGACGGCTCACCGACAGGGCCGCGGGATCTGGTACTCTGGAACCCGCCGCCACAGGCGCGCGAAGACGACCCCGGCGAAGGGTTAGAGGGAGACCCCACAGACGCCATCCTCGAGCGCGTCCCCGCCACCGTCGAAGCGCCGCGTCTCCTCTCACATCTCACCTATCAGGACGCCCAGACGCTGCTGTTTACGCCCTCGAGAAAGCTCGCGGAACTGTCGGTCAAACGCGCCGCGAAGTTCCGTGAGGAGAATCACTACTACACGAATCCGGGCCGCAGAAACGGAATCGAACCCTATCACGCAGGCCACTCACGAAAGAAGCGCCACGGCACCGAACACCAGCTCAAGACCGGACTTTTGGACGGTGTAGCCTCGACCAACGCCCTCGAATTAGGCATCAATATCGGCGAGATGGACGCCACCGTGCAGTTGGGCTATCCCGGCCAGCGCCAATCATTCTGGCAGCAGATCGGCCGCGCGGGCCGGGGTGAAAAGCGTGCGCTCTCCGTGCTCGTCGCCGAGCACCGGACGCTGGATCAGTACGTCATCACCCACCCCGACTACTTACTCGAGAACGACGTCGAGGACGCGGTGGTCGATATCGACAACGACGCCGTCTTCGCCACCCACCTGCGGTGTGCAGCGGACGAACTCGCACTCGATGAATCCGATGCCGGCGCGTTCGCCGAGCGCGAGCGACTCGAGCGCGCCGTCGAGATGTGGCGACGCGCCGGGCAGGTACAGGGCGCACTCGAGACGGGTGTCTCTTACGTCGGGCCGCCGCGTCCGCAGGGGTCCGTCTCGCTGTACGCGACGACGGGCGAGGAGTACGAAGTACAACTCGCCGACGGCGTTGATGAACGCCACGATCCCGAGATGGAACCGCTCGCAGAAGAGCGGGTCTTGCGGGATTTTCACGAGGGAGCAGTCCGATTGCATCAGGGGAGGCAGTACGAAGTGACCGCTGTCGATCACGACGCACCCCGACCGTCGGTAACGCTGCAACCGACCGACGTGGACTACTACACGCGCACGCAAACCGACGTGACCGTACTCGATGCGGTTTCGGAGAAATCCCGCGACATCGGCGACTTTACGCTGCATTTCGGTCGCGGTCGGGTACTGGTCTATCACGGCACCTACGACAAGGTGGCTGTCCACGGCGGCAAAAAGAAAGCACAGGCAATCCCCACGGAGAACCCGCCGCTGTCCATCGACACCCACCTCTGCTGGCTCGAGGTACCCCAATCTATCGAGGACGCGTTGGTCGAGAAATACCGCGACTTTTCAGTCCCAGAGATGGACGGTGAGTTCGCGGAGACGGCCCACCTCGGCTACGCGGGCGGGCTTCACGCCGCCGAACACGCGACGATTGGTGTCGCCCCGCTCGAGTTGATGGTCGACAAGCGCGACCTCGGGGGGCTGGCGACGCTCTCAATCGACTCGCATCTCGCACAGGACAGTGTCGAAGCGGACGCGGATATGAACGAGAATGCAGCAGACGACACCGCCGCCCCGAAGAACATCGCCGCCGCCGAGGCAACCGTCCGAGAAATTGCGATGGGACTCAAGCACGAGCCAGCCAGCGGCTGGTTCATCTACGACGGCATCGACGGCGGCCTCGGCTTTGCGCGAGCGATCTACGAGAACTTCGAGGCGGTCGCGCGGCGAGCACGCGAGCACATTGCGGACTGCGACTGCGGCCGCGTCGATGGCTGTCCCGCCTGCGTGATGGACGAGCAGTGCGGGAACGACAACCAGCCGCTCCATCGCGATGCCGCCGTGGACATCCTCGATCAGTTGCTCGGTGATGCTGGAGACGACGTGCTCGAGGATGTTCCATCCGAAGAATACGGCGGCGACCGGCGGCCACCGCTATTTTACGCTTGA
- a CDS encoding ribonuclease H-like domain-containing protein — translation MTARDGSHLLAVPPAALRDRPVATLADIDATLEPDAVWVLGPSREPQSFARARSSFDAPAFHPPLETATEGVGLQTVGDREIAIAHGARAMSAQPESVSRTLQSTKPLALLCDDIATETRPTELETTLEHADTLAAALPSGCVTTVLTGAESAGYDELWHLEAETGAVQRVDHDPGLACEPAGDDCVSVRVQGVGPVEGYGNAASLALLELEAEGVATIETYSATDFGLEAVSGIGPKTATRLAEHGVTARAELLEMPTEQLAALPGVGRERAQTMHQHAAVLETGEPRRLTDESLPGEDWSTPPLCIDIETDGLSPTIIWQIGVYDPASDEYRAFVERDDPSDSASVLEAFCDWLLGVHPNRALLTWNGWRFDYRHLGAFIATHVPYYAEEWESIPKFDLYLWAIRDENAMLPGRTNKLEAVASAVGYEDAATGLDGAQTAAAYQRFMRTGTPLEWERHEAYCEDDCRALWHVYEQLREAPHSEARDSRSTTEWGSSTATDSKRNEASSARKTRDETASEQTGLSDF, via the coding sequence ATGACCGCTCGAGACGGCTCCCACCTCCTTGCCGTGCCACCGGCTGCACTCCGTGACCGGCCGGTGGCGACGCTTGCGGATATCGACGCGACGCTCGAGCCCGACGCCGTCTGGGTGCTTGGTCCCTCGCGTGAGCCACAGTCGTTCGCGCGTGCGCGCAGTTCGTTCGACGCACCGGCGTTTCACCCGCCGCTCGAGACCGCCACAGAGGGCGTCGGTCTTCAGACAGTCGGCGATAGAGAAATTGCGATAGCGCACGGAGCGAGAGCAATGTCCGCGCAGCCAGAATCTGTCTCGAGGACGCTGCAATCCACGAAGCCACTCGCACTCCTCTGTGACGATATCGCGACGGAGACACGCCCGACCGAACTCGAGACCACGCTCGAGCACGCCGACACCCTCGCTGCAGCGCTTCCGTCCGGCTGCGTGACGACCGTCCTGACGGGAGCCGAATCCGCGGGCTACGACGAGTTGTGGCATCTCGAGGCCGAGACAGGCGCAGTTCAGCGCGTCGACCACGACCCCGGGCTCGCCTGCGAACCCGCCGGAGACGACTGTGTTTCCGTCCGCGTACAGGGCGTCGGTCCGGTCGAAGGCTACGGCAACGCGGCCTCACTCGCACTGCTCGAACTCGAGGCTGAGGGCGTCGCGACCATCGAGACGTATTCGGCGACGGACTTCGGCCTCGAGGCGGTGTCCGGAATCGGCCCGAAAACAGCGACCCGACTCGCCGAGCACGGTGTGACCGCACGAGCGGAGTTGCTCGAGATGCCGACTGAGCAGCTGGCAGCTCTCCCCGGCGTTGGTCGCGAGCGTGCACAGACGATGCACCAGCACGCGGCAGTCCTCGAGACGGGCGAGCCACGCAGACTCACCGACGAGTCGCTGCCGGGCGAGGATTGGTCGACGCCCCCACTTTGCATCGATATCGAGACCGACGGGCTCTCGCCGACGATCATCTGGCAGATCGGCGTCTACGACCCCGCAAGCGACGAGTATCGTGCGTTCGTCGAACGCGACGATCCGAGCGATTCGGCGTCCGTGCTCGAGGCCTTTTGTGACTGGCTGCTCGGCGTTCACCCGAATCGCGCGCTGCTGACGTGGAACGGCTGGCGCTTCGACTATCGACATCTGGGCGCGTTCATCGCCACACACGTCCCCTACTACGCCGAGGAGTGGGAGTCAATTCCCAAGTTTGATCTGTATCTCTGGGCCATTCGCGACGAGAACGCAATGCTCCCCGGTCGGACCAACAAACTCGAGGCCGTCGCGTCCGCGGTGGGCTACGAGGACGCCGCAACGGGTCTCGACGGCGCACAGACTGCGGCGGCGTACCAGCGATTCATGCGCACGGGCACGCCACTCGAGTGGGAGCGCCACGAAGCCTACTGCGAGGACGACTGCCGGGCGCTGTGGCACGTCTACGAGCAACTGCGGGAGGCACCGCATAGCGAGGCCAGAGACTCGAGGTCGACGACGGAGTGGGGCTCGAGTACAGCGACGGACTCGAAACGGAACGAGGCCAGCAGTGCACGAAAGACGCGCGATGAGACTGCCAGCGAGCAAACCGGACTGAGTGATTTTTAG